One genomic window of Arachis stenosperma cultivar V10309 chromosome 10, arast.V10309.gnm1.PFL2, whole genome shotgun sequence includes the following:
- the LOC130956197 gene encoding peroxisomal nicotinamide adenine dinucleotide carrier-like has protein sequence MHDFIVKKCEEFNLCQVKKALAKLGETVSTYLLLVVKSRLQAKQEIGASNSLRYSGTFDAILKMIRFKGLPGFYKGMSTKIVQSVFAASVLFMIKEELVKAFISLADKVRKLHQI, from the exons ATGCATGACTTCATTGTCAAGAAATGTGAAGAGTTCAACTTGTGTCAAGTGAAGAAAG CGTTAGCAAAACTTGGAGAAACCGTTTCAACATATCTCTTACTGGTTGTCAAG TCAAGGCTTCAAGCAAAACAGGAGATTGGTGCTAGTAACTCATTAAGATACTCAG GTACCTTTGATGCAATACTGAAAATGATCCGTTTTAAAGGATTGCCTGGTTTCTATAAAGGGATGAGCACAAAGATAGTACAGAGTGTTTTTGCAGCTTCTGTTCTATTCATGATTAAGGAGGAGCTTGTTAAGGCTTTCATTTCATTGGCTGATAAAGTAAGAAAGTTGCATCAAATTTGA